One window of Eisenibacter elegans DSM 3317 genomic DNA carries:
- a CDS encoding MerR family transcriptional regulator, whose translation MSVYSIKDLEHLSGIKAHTLRIWEQRYNILAPERTESNIRLYNDLDLKLILNISLLKDNGYKISSIAKMSEDEMRREVMSITEKSTRYEDQIHALTLAMIDLDEERFEKVVSTNALQMGFERTMFNVIYPFLSKIGVLWQTGGIGPSQEHFISNLIRQKLIVAIDGQVYEKQPNSKKYLLFLPEGELHELSLLFACYIIKSRNHKTIYLGQSLPFEDLQEAYRIHRPDYILSIITSTPGQDAIQGYVNKLGTHFPEALVLLSGAQVVAQGLDAPDNVLIMNKIQDWIRFVEGS comes from the coding sequence ATGAGCGTTTATTCTATCAAAGACCTAGAGCACCTTTCGGGTATCAAAGCGCATACTTTGCGTATTTGGGAACAACGATATAACATTCTTGCCCCTGAAAGAACAGAGTCAAACATACGGCTCTATAACGACCTTGACCTCAAGCTGATTCTGAACATCTCTTTGCTCAAGGACAACGGCTACAAAATTTCTTCTATTGCCAAGATGAGCGAAGATGAAATGCGCCGTGAGGTGATGAGCATCACCGAGAAAAGTACCCGCTACGAAGACCAAATCCACGCGCTCACATTGGCAATGATTGATCTGGATGAGGAACGATTCGAGAAAGTAGTGTCTACCAATGCCCTACAAATGGGCTTTGAGCGTACCATGTTCAACGTCATCTATCCCTTCTTGAGTAAAATAGGGGTGCTTTGGCAAACAGGCGGCATAGGCCCCTCGCAAGAGCATTTTATTTCTAATCTCATCCGCCAAAAGCTGATTGTAGCCATTGACGGGCAGGTGTACGAAAAACAACCCAACTCCAAAAAGTATCTCTTGTTCTTGCCCGAAGGTGAGCTACACGAGCTGTCGCTTTTGTTTGCTTGTTATATCATCAAATCGCGCAACCATAAAACAATTTACCTTGGTCAAAGTCTTCCCTTCGAAGACCTACAAGAGGCCTACCGTATCCACCGCCCCGACTATATTCTGAGTATCATCACCTCTACTCCGGGGCAAGATGCCATCCAAGGATATGTCAACAAACTAGGTACGCATTTCCCAGAGGCTTTGGTATTGCTCAGCGGCGCGCAGGTCGTAGCCCAAGGCTTAGATGCGCCAGATAATGTGTTGATTATGAATAAAATACAAGACTGGATTCGTTTTGTAGAAGGAAGTTAA
- a CDS encoding glycosyltransferase family 2 protein, whose translation MLKTYPRITLITPSYNQGAYLEQTIRSVLDQQYPNLEYFVIDGGSTDNSVEILRRYESRLSYWVSEPDQGQSHAINKGLALATGEIINWINSDDYLEPFSLFKVATAFKQPQTLVVCGRGNIIREGKPPIISKGTDVYPDNLPKTIGWARIDQPQTFFHARAITRLGPLDERLHYLMDRDWWIRFLLMYGLKRIVKIPDTLSNFRLHEASKTVSQSAGFQRESDTYFYALAKHHGFLDYAQLLVDCLQADSTFTYLPLKFPEQTLRQALNYYLLLRANELYAQNQWEVSAYLLEAVQLSWLSPEDAQLCKRLRFRSRYIPKQLLTWLRR comes from the coding sequence GTGCTCAAGACCTACCCCCGCATTACGCTCATCACCCCTTCATACAATCAAGGGGCTTACTTAGAACAAACTATTCGGTCTGTGCTCGACCAACAATACCCCAACCTAGAGTACTTTGTGATAGATGGGGGCAGCACGGACAACTCGGTCGAGATTTTGCGCCGCTATGAGTCGCGGTTGAGCTATTGGGTCAGCGAGCCTGACCAAGGGCAGAGCCACGCCATCAACAAGGGTTTGGCCTTGGCTACAGGTGAGATTATCAACTGGATAAACTCCGATGATTACCTAGAGCCTTTTTCGCTGTTTAAGGTGGCTACGGCCTTCAAACAACCGCAGACCCTCGTTGTCTGTGGCCGTGGCAATATCATCCGAGAAGGCAAGCCTCCTATCATCAGCAAAGGAACAGACGTATACCCAGATAACCTGCCCAAAACCATTGGCTGGGCACGTATTGACCAACCACAGACTTTTTTCCACGCACGCGCTATCACACGCCTAGGTCCCTTGGATGAACGCCTGCATTACCTGATGGACAGAGATTGGTGGATTCGCTTTTTGTTGATGTATGGGCTCAAGCGCATTGTCAAAATACCAGACACCCTGTCTAACTTTCGCCTACACGAAGCCTCTAAAACGGTCAGCCAGTCTGCTGGCTTTCAGCGTGAGAGCGATACCTATTTTTATGCACTGGCCAAACACCACGGATTTTTGGATTATGCCCAGTTGTTGGTCGATTGCCTCCAAGCCGACAGCACGTTTACGTACCTCCCCTTGAAGTTTCCGGAGCAAACCCTGCGGCAGGCGCTCAACTATTACCTGCTGTTGCGGGCCAATGAACTGTATGCGCAAAATCAGTGGGAGGTATCAGCCTACTTGTTGGAGGCTGTACAACTGAGTTGGCTTTCCCCCGAAGATGCGCAGCTTTGTAAACGATTACGCTTCCGAAGTCGTTATATCCCCAAGCAACTGTTGACTTGGTTGCGTAGGTAA
- a CDS encoding CTP synthase: MAFAKHIFVTGGVTSSLGKGIIASSLAKLLQAGGFSVTIQKFDPYINVDPGTLNPYEHGECYVTDDGAETDLDLGHYERFLNVPTSQANNVTTGRIYYNVITKEREGAYLGKTVQVVPHITDEIKNNFLKLDKTGKYDIIITEIGGCVGDIESLPFIEAVRQFRWDLGSGNSLVVHLTLVPYLKSAGELKTKPSQHSVKQLSEAGIQPDILVCRAEQEIPYEIRKKLALFCNVDFDCVIEALDADTIYAVPLLMQKEKLDERVLQKLQLVPKRQPNMESWKQFLQQLRHPAKNVRIGLIGKYVELHDAYKSIVEAFIHAGAVNNCKVDIVWVQSESLEDDPSAQLAALDLSAILVAPGFGQRGIEGKIGAVRYARENKIPFLGICLGMQCAVVEYARNVLGWADAASREMNPDTTHAVIDLMEDQHNLKNMGGTMRLGAYACELAPESKAYSVYDKPVIRERHRHRYEFNNQYLADFERAGMKAVGKNPDTTLVEIVEIAEHPWFIGVQYHPELRSTVESPHPLFVSFVRAALAYAGHNVSEPIETT, from the coding sequence ATGGCATTTGCAAAGCATATCTTTGTTACGGGCGGTGTAACTTCATCTTTGGGCAAGGGCATTATCGCCTCTTCTTTAGCCAAACTCCTTCAAGCCGGAGGCTTTTCCGTAACCATCCAAAAATTTGACCCCTACATCAACGTAGACCCCGGTACGCTCAACCCCTATGAGCACGGCGAGTGTTATGTTACAGATGATGGGGCTGAAACAGACCTAGACCTTGGTCATTATGAACGCTTCTTGAACGTTCCGACAAGCCAAGCCAATAACGTAACTACTGGCCGTATCTACTACAATGTCATCACCAAAGAGCGCGAGGGCGCATATTTGGGCAAGACAGTGCAGGTAGTGCCACATATTACGGACGAGATTAAGAATAACTTTCTTAAGCTCGACAAAACCGGTAAATACGACATCATCATCACCGAAATAGGTGGTTGTGTGGGCGATATTGAGTCGTTGCCTTTTATTGAGGCCGTGCGCCAATTCCGTTGGGACTTAGGGTCGGGCAACTCTCTGGTCGTACACCTAACCTTGGTGCCATACCTCAAATCTGCCGGAGAGCTAAAAACCAAGCCCTCGCAACACTCTGTCAAGCAGTTGTCTGAGGCAGGTATCCAGCCCGATATTCTCGTTTGCCGTGCCGAGCAGGAAATTCCATATGAAATCCGCAAAAAACTGGCTTTGTTTTGCAATGTAGACTTTGACTGTGTCATTGAGGCGCTTGATGCAGATACCATCTATGCCGTGCCGCTATTGATGCAAAAAGAAAAACTCGATGAGCGGGTCTTACAAAAGCTACAGCTTGTGCCTAAGCGCCAACCTAATATGGAAAGCTGGAAGCAGTTTTTGCAACAATTACGCCACCCAGCCAAAAATGTCCGTATTGGGCTTATTGGCAAGTATGTAGAGCTGCACGATGCCTATAAATCTATTGTAGAGGCGTTTATCCACGCCGGAGCAGTTAATAATTGCAAGGTAGACATTGTGTGGGTACAGTCAGAATCGCTAGAAGATGACCCCAGCGCACAGCTAGCTGCACTCGACCTAAGCGCCATCTTGGTAGCACCGGGCTTTGGCCAACGCGGGATAGAAGGCAAAATCGGCGCGGTACGCTATGCCCGGGAAAACAAAATCCCTTTCCTAGGAATTTGCCTTGGGATGCAATGTGCTGTGGTAGAGTATGCCCGCAACGTGTTGGGCTGGGCAGATGCCGCCTCCCGCGAGATGAACCCCGACACTACCCATGCTGTCATCGACCTGATGGAAGACCAACACAACCTCAAAAATATGGGGGGAACGATGCGGCTAGGGGCTTATGCCTGCGAGCTAGCGCCTGAGTCTAAGGCCTACAGTGTTTATGACAAGCCCGTCATCAGAGAGCGCCACCGCCACCGCTATGAGTTTAACAACCAATATTTGGCTGATTTTGAGCGCGCAGGAATGAAGGCCGTCGGCAAAAACCCTGATACAACCTTGGTAGAAATAGTAGAAATCGCCGAGCACCCTTGGTTTATTGGGGTGCAATATCACCCTGAGCTACGCAGCACCGTCGAAAGCCCACACCCGCTGTTTGTCAGCTTTGTCAGGGCTGCCTTAGCCTATGCAGGACACAATGTGTCGGAGCCGATAGAAACTACCTAA
- a CDS encoding lytic transglycosylase domain-containing protein — translation MTRARILLSANAQRRLLLLCLCWIAALGTPHLLKATPPTDFLAETRWVEAAMIDTALAHFKRNYVPQNHDADLISERLQCIENIIKMDYNVNTLSWIKVYTIRKRHKTEEILGRSKFYFPIFEELLKKHGMPDELKYLAVVESALEPRALSVAAAVGLWQFIPSTGTRYGLRQDWYVDERSDPFKATEAACRYLKYLYGLFGDWHLALAAYNCGEGRVAAAIKTSGKRNFWDLYPYLPLETRGYVPAFIAATYVMNYAAAHNLQAKNPITPIPSDTILVSQYFSLEVFAQHIQVPLEDLMRLNSHLKKNTVPEYLYRYPVRYPASKRDFVAQNRKYLLEVASKPPIRNLQYHAGYDDTPVTMQQTQRRSHVVQEYDSLPLIALRYNVTVANILAWNRLKPGQEPATGTVLHLWLNTDTEISK, via the coding sequence ATGACCCGTGCCCGTATCCTCCTGTCTGCCAATGCGCAGCGCCGCCTTCTCTTGCTATGCCTTTGTTGGATAGCCGCGCTAGGCACTCCCCACCTGTTGAAAGCAACCCCTCCTACTGACTTCCTCGCCGAAACACGTTGGGTAGAAGCTGCGATGATTGACACTGCCTTGGCTCATTTCAAGCGCAACTATGTGCCCCAAAATCACGACGCAGACCTCATCAGTGAGCGGCTACAGTGTATAGAGAACATCATCAAGATGGACTACAACGTCAATACCCTCAGCTGGATTAAGGTATATACCATTCGTAAACGCCACAAGACAGAAGAAATCTTGGGCAGGAGTAAATTCTATTTCCCGATTTTTGAAGAGCTGCTCAAAAAACACGGTATGCCCGACGAGCTGAAATACTTGGCCGTTGTAGAATCAGCCCTAGAGCCACGTGCGCTTTCGGTAGCCGCAGCAGTAGGGCTGTGGCAGTTTATCCCAAGTACGGGCACACGCTATGGCCTGCGACAAGATTGGTATGTCGATGAGCGCTCCGACCCTTTCAAAGCAACAGAAGCCGCCTGCCGCTACCTGAAGTATCTCTATGGCTTGTTTGGTGACTGGCACTTGGCTCTGGCTGCCTACAACTGTGGCGAAGGAAGGGTAGCCGCCGCCATCAAAACCTCAGGCAAACGCAACTTCTGGGATTTGTATCCTTATTTGCCGCTCGAAACTCGGGGCTATGTGCCAGCCTTTATTGCGGCCACTTATGTGATGAACTACGCTGCAGCACATAACCTGCAAGCCAAAAATCCAATCACCCCGATTCCCTCTGATACCATCTTGGTAAGCCAGTATTTCAGCCTTGAGGTATTTGCCCAACACATACAAGTGCCCTTGGAGGACTTGATGCGCCTCAATTCGCATCTTAAGAAGAACACTGTTCCAGAATACCTATATCGCTACCCTGTGCGCTACCCCGCCTCGAAACGGGATTTTGTAGCCCAAAACCGCAAATACCTACTCGAAGTAGCTTCGAAGCCCCCTATACGCAACCTACAGTATCACGCCGGCTATGATGATACCCCGGTAACGATGCAACAAACACAACGCCGCAGCCACGTCGTACAGGAATATGATTCGCTCCCCCTTATAGCATTACGCTACAATGTTACGGTAGCCAATATTTTAGCTTGGAACCGACTAAAGCCAGGGCAAGAGCCCGCCACAGGAACAGTATTACACCTTTGGCTCAATACCGACACCGAAATCTCAAAATAA
- the gatA gene encoding Asp-tRNA(Asn)/Glu-tRNA(Gln) amidotransferase subunit GatA: MTCLEKVNQYLARIEEKKDLNIFLSVFTDEARQQAALVDQKIAAGTAGALAGMVVGIKDVLCYQDHPLQCASKILDGFHSQFTATAVERLIAADAVIIGRQNCDEFAMGSSNENSAFGPTLNPHDPSRVPGGSSGASAAAIAASLCDVSLGTDTGGSVRQPAAFCGVVGLKPTYGRISRYGLAAYASSFDCIGIFASDSATVAKVLEVIAGADAYDSTASRREVPAYSQRLQAPAKARVAYIRETLDSPGLQPEIKAAMEQKLDQLRQQGHEVSEVTLPLLDYILPTYYILTTAEASSNLSRYDGVRYGYRSPNAQSLEEMYKLTRAEGFGKEVQRRIMLGAFVLSANYYDAYYTKAQRVRRLIKEATDAIFAQHDFIVLPTTPTTAFALGAHNEDPIQMYLADLYTVQANVVGIPAISIPVGTDQDQLPIGLQIMAQSFQEEQLLAFATYLENLS; encoded by the coding sequence ATGACCTGTCTCGAAAAAGTAAACCAATACTTGGCCCGCATTGAAGAAAAAAAAGACCTCAACATATTTTTATCGGTATTTACCGATGAAGCCCGCCAACAGGCTGCTCTTGTAGACCAAAAGATAGCCGCCGGTACTGCCGGAGCCTTGGCCGGAATGGTTGTAGGTATCAAGGATGTGCTCTGTTATCAAGACCATCCCTTGCAGTGTGCGAGCAAAATTTTGGACGGTTTCCATTCACAGTTTACGGCCACTGCCGTTGAGCGTTTGATTGCAGCCGATGCTGTCATTATTGGCCGCCAAAACTGCGATGAGTTTGCGATGGGTTCTTCCAACGAAAATTCTGCTTTTGGCCCCACACTCAACCCTCACGACCCAAGTCGTGTGCCCGGAGGCTCTTCGGGCGCATCGGCGGCGGCCATCGCGGCCTCGCTCTGTGATGTGTCGTTAGGTACTGATACAGGCGGCTCCGTACGCCAGCCAGCAGCCTTTTGTGGCGTGGTTGGGCTAAAGCCTACCTATGGCCGCATTTCGCGCTATGGGCTGGCGGCCTATGCCTCTTCTTTTGATTGTATCGGGATTTTTGCATCCGACAGCGCCACCGTCGCCAAGGTGTTAGAAGTAATTGCCGGAGCAGATGCCTACGACAGTACGGCCTCGCGCAGGGAAGTGCCTGCCTACAGCCAGCGACTCCAAGCCCCCGCCAAAGCGCGTGTGGCCTATATTCGGGAGACCTTAGACAGCCCCGGCCTACAGCCAGAAATCAAGGCAGCAATGGAACAAAAGCTAGATCAGCTCCGCCAACAAGGCCACGAAGTCAGCGAAGTAACCCTCCCCTTGCTCGATTATATCCTGCCAACATACTACATCCTGACAACGGCCGAAGCTAGCTCCAACCTCTCACGCTACGATGGCGTGCGCTATGGTTACCGTAGCCCCAATGCCCAATCCTTGGAGGAGATGTATAAGTTGACCCGTGCCGAGGGCTTTGGCAAAGAAGTACAGCGCCGCATTATGTTGGGAGCTTTTGTGTTAAGCGCCAACTACTATGATGCTTATTATACCAAAGCGCAGCGTGTCCGCCGCTTGATTAAAGAAGCTACCGACGCTATCTTCGCACAACACGATTTTATCGTTTTGCCCACTACCCCAACGACAGCCTTCGCGTTGGGCGCACACAACGAAGATCCTATCCAAATGTACTTGGCCGATTTGTATACCGTACAGGCCAATGTAGTCGGTATCCCGGCTATTTCTATCCCTGTAGGTACAGACCAAGACCAATTGCCGATTGGTCTGCAAATTATGGCACAATCTTTTCAGGAAGAGCAGTTGTTGGCCTTTGCAACATATTTGGAAAATTTGTCCTAA
- a CDS encoding pseudouridine synthase: RPKQFSSKFQTKTSRTFGKGKKGASSETPRYNLGKFEKNHRRAKQENEPLRLNKFIAHAGVCSRREADELIQKGRVTVNGVVITEMGHKVLPTDKVVFEGRQLKPEKFVYVLLNKPKDYITTTQDPDARNTVMELVHNACEERIYPVGRLDRNTTGLLLFTNDGELAEKLAHPSNQIRKVYEVTLDKPMVAVDFDRLLAGIQLEDGPVTVDAAAIISPDNCMMGIEIHSGRNRIVRRIFEHLGYEVVKLDRTMFANLTKKNLKRAQWRYLTEKEVINLKYFL, translated from the coding sequence CCGCCCCAAACAGTTCTCGTCTAAATTTCAGACCAAAACAAGCCGTACCTTTGGCAAAGGTAAAAAAGGCGCATCTTCGGAAACCCCTAGATACAATTTGGGTAAATTTGAAAAAAATCACCGCCGCGCCAAACAAGAAAATGAGCCCCTGCGTCTCAATAAATTCATTGCGCACGCCGGCGTATGCTCGCGCCGCGAGGCCGACGAGCTTATCCAAAAAGGGCGCGTTACGGTAAATGGTGTTGTGATTACAGAAATGGGGCACAAAGTATTGCCCACCGACAAGGTTGTTTTTGAGGGAAGGCAGCTCAAGCCCGAAAAGTTTGTGTATGTATTGCTCAACAAACCCAAAGACTACATCACCACCACCCAAGACCCTGACGCACGCAATACCGTGATGGAATTGGTACACAACGCTTGTGAAGAACGTATCTACCCTGTGGGACGCTTAGACCGCAATACGACGGGTTTGCTGTTGTTTACCAATGATGGAGAGCTAGCCGAAAAACTAGCGCACCCCTCTAACCAAATCCGTAAGGTTTATGAAGTTACGCTCGACAAGCCGATGGTAGCGGTAGATTTTGACCGCTTGCTGGCCGGCATACAACTCGAAGACGGACCCGTAACGGTAGACGCAGCCGCAATCATCTCACCTGACAACTGTATGATGGGGATTGAGATTCATTCGGGCCGCAATCGTATCGTAAGGCGTATCTTTGAACACTTGGGCTATGAGGTAGTCAAGCTAGACCGCACGATGTTTGCCAACTTGACAAAGAAAAATCTCAAACGCGCTCAGTGGAGATACCTTACTGAGAAAGAGGTGATTAACCTGAAGTATTTCTTATAA
- the scpB gene encoding SMC-Scp complex subunit ScpB: MDFLQSHIEALIFCANEPLQLGEIQTCISELLGTEVPTTDVQQAIDRLVHKYERGDYAFRIYPIAEGYQFLTKSDYQAVVAILLKHKSQKRLSKAALETLAIIAYKQPVTKTEVEQIRGVNCDYSIQRLLEKELITIQGKAETVGRPLLYGTGPKFMEHFGLKSIDDLPMPRDFGQTDSEENPQSQTPESEESTQE, translated from the coding sequence GTGGATTTTTTACAAAGCCATATCGAAGCCCTTATTTTTTGTGCCAATGAGCCATTACAGTTAGGGGAAATTCAAACCTGTATCTCCGAGCTGCTCGGCACAGAAGTCCCCACTACTGATGTTCAACAGGCCATTGATAGGCTGGTACATAAGTACGAACGTGGCGATTATGCTTTCAGGATTTACCCTATAGCAGAAGGGTATCAATTTTTGACAAAATCGGACTATCAGGCCGTAGTGGCGATTTTGCTCAAACACAAATCCCAAAAACGCCTGTCTAAGGCTGCGCTCGAAACCTTGGCCATCATTGCCTACAAACAGCCCGTTACCAAAACCGAGGTAGAACAAATCCGAGGGGTCAACTGTGATTACAGCATCCAACGCCTACTCGAAAAAGAGCTGATTACCATCCAAGGTAAGGCCGAAACCGTAGGCCGCCCCCTACTCTATGGTACTGGCCCTAAGTTTATGGAACATTTCGGCCTCAAAAGCATTGATGACCTCCCAATGCCCCGCGATTTTGGCCAAACAGACAGTGAAGAAAATCCCCAAAGCCAAACCCCTGAAAGCGAAGAAAGTACGCAGGAGTAG
- a CDS encoding TraR/DksA family transcriptional regulator, with amino-acid sequence MEKQDNLRYSEADLKEFEEIILKKLMDARKELDFIKDSISRRNDSGTDDTTGGNSKTLEDGADTAEKEQLNQLAARLQKYVTQLEHAQIRIKNGTYGVCIDTGKLIPKERLRLVPHTQHSIEAKLARK; translated from the coding sequence ATGGAAAAGCAAGATAATCTAAGGTACTCTGAAGCCGACTTGAAGGAGTTTGAAGAAATCATCCTCAAAAAGCTTATGGATGCGCGCAAGGAGTTGGACTTTATCAAGGATAGTATCTCGCGACGTAATGACTCAGGCACGGATGATACCACCGGCGGCAATAGCAAAACCCTAGAAGATGGCGCAGATACTGCCGAAAAAGAACAACTCAATCAGCTGGCAGCTCGCCTACAAAAATATGTAACCCAGCTCGAACACGCTCAAATACGTATCAAAAATGGTACTTACGGGGTCTGTATTGATACCGGAAAGCTGATTCCTAAAGAGCGCCTGCGCCTAGTGCCTCATACACAACACTCTATCGAGGCCAAGCTGGCGCGCAAATAG
- a CDS encoding STAS domain-containing protein, with protein MQLKVIYEPPYSIIEIYGEVDASSSIQLDEQMKAMMQEEIEALLVDGTNIQYISSAGLGVFMSYIQEMKDRNIFFAIFGLDEKTLNVFEILGLHKVMPLPPTKESAKKLKEG; from the coding sequence ATGCAACTGAAAGTGATATATGAGCCGCCCTATTCGATTATCGAAATATATGGAGAGGTAGATGCCTCCTCTTCTATTCAACTAGATGAGCAAATGAAGGCGATGATGCAAGAAGAAATAGAGGCCTTGTTGGTAGATGGCACAAACATTCAGTATATCTCCTCGGCGGGTTTGGGAGTGTTTATGTCGTATATACAAGAAATGAAAGACCGAAACATCTTCTTTGCCATTTTCGGCTTGGATGAAAAAACACTCAACGTATTCGAAATCCTAGGGTTACACAAAGTAATGCCGCTCCCGCCTACTAAAGAATCAGCTAAAAAATTGAAAGAAGGATGA
- a CDS encoding ATP-binding protein — protein MIHTYKVSCLKDNLRLIREFVNVVLQNFQLSELETNQLVLAVDEVCSNLIIYSHQCNPSVHIEINIRQSPDGQLVFEIIDYDGDSFDFAQYQEPNLDKIVKERRKGGMGLMLVNRIMDTVEVITGKQFHMWRLCKNIAAAPPQV, from the coding sequence ATGATTCATACCTATAAAGTATCTTGCTTGAAGGATAACCTTCGTCTTATACGGGAGTTTGTCAATGTAGTATTACAAAACTTCCAGTTATCAGAACTAGAAACCAACCAGCTCGTCTTAGCCGTAGACGAGGTCTGCTCAAACCTTATCATCTACTCCCACCAATGTAACCCTAGCGTCCATATCGAAATCAATATCCGCCAAAGCCCTGATGGGCAGCTCGTCTTTGAGATTATTGATTATGATGGCGATAGTTTTGATTTTGCCCAATACCAAGAGCCTAACCTTGATAAAATCGTCAAGGAGCGCCGAAAAGGAGGTATGGGGCTGATGCTCGTCAACCGTATTATGGATACTGTAGAGGTCATTACGGGCAAACAATTCCATATGTGGCGGCTCTGTAAAAATATCGCCGCAGCTCCGCCCCAAGTTTAG